In one window of Rhodanobacter sp. FDAARGOS 1247 DNA:
- a CDS encoding DUF922 domain-containing protein, which yields MFVTPPLPPPIIPAPVIQEDVRYYVIEGRSESELVAQMNARGYQNKDGRYWGYTSPQLKWSFDTQPVEGRCNLVDPKVVLTITTTLPAWTPPAGTSAAMTAKWRALDRALRHHEGEHAQIARDAARELVALMREHQRDVSCGDLDASLQAQGRMIMRRAEAANVELDKRTGHGAREGVTISW from the coding sequence ATGTTCGTCACACCGCCACTGCCACCGCCAATCATCCCGGCCCCGGTCATCCAGGAGGATGTCCGTTACTACGTGATCGAGGGTCGAAGCGAATCCGAACTGGTTGCGCAGATGAACGCGAGGGGTTACCAGAATAAGGATGGCCGTTACTGGGGCTACACCTCGCCGCAGCTGAAGTGGAGTTTCGACACGCAGCCCGTCGAAGGACGCTGCAATCTGGTCGATCCGAAGGTGGTGCTGACCATTACGACCACCTTGCCGGCATGGACGCCGCCTGCCGGTACGTCTGCCGCCATGACGGCCAAGTGGCGTGCGCTCGATCGGGCATTGCGCCACCACGAGGGAGAGCACGCGCAGATAGCCCGCGACGCGGCCCGCGAGCTGGTTGCGCTGATGCGAGAGCATCAACGCGACGTTTCCTGCGGTGACCTCGATGCATCCCTGCAGGCGCAAGGGAGGATGATCATGCGCAGGGCCGAAGCGGCAAACGTCGAACTGGACAAGCGCACGGGACACGGTGCAAGGGAAGGCGTGACGATAAGCTGGTGA
- a CDS encoding diguanylate cyclase: protein MGRSPEALLRRLSVRQRMMAIIVLLLLPLAVLSAVSMMVLNEQEMAFRDSVEESVHGLLPLTTLEHYLQQALVDELLAESHDSVPDFAGLTQSVDNSFSSIQLGTDGKDVPKQVIDDAQKAWVQARPSIRRLVEHVHAQHVSGATASASTRTELERAIQDVSNARASLSGLLKARYEHAAAQRTRQLHWLMWSWLITLAAAGVLIVIFLRSLLRPLQALTQAARHIEEGQSGVRVDVDGRDELAVLAECFNRMTANWEATQGHLQTEVIKDPLTGVLNRRGILSRLDAELDLHRLRQQPLSVLAMDLDRFKFINDHYGHSTGDRALTWVATTMRGLLREHDHLGRHGGDEFIAVLPNTSHAVALEIAARISQLVREGAAREAAYPEVTIGVATAPEDGDLAASLLEAADARLYTQKKHRHTGSPTSATSPPTQ from the coding sequence ATGGGACGAAGCCCCGAGGCGCTGCTGCGCAGGCTGTCGGTGCGCCAGCGGATGATGGCCATCATCGTGCTGCTGTTGCTGCCACTTGCCGTGCTCAGTGCCGTCAGCATGATGGTGTTGAACGAACAGGAGATGGCCTTCCGCGATTCGGTCGAGGAGTCGGTACACGGGCTGCTCCCGTTGACCACGCTGGAGCACTACCTGCAGCAGGCGCTGGTGGATGAGTTGCTGGCCGAGTCGCACGACTCGGTGCCCGACTTCGCCGGACTGACCCAGAGCGTGGACAACAGCTTTTCGAGCATCCAGCTGGGCACGGACGGCAAGGACGTGCCGAAGCAGGTCATCGACGATGCGCAGAAGGCCTGGGTGCAGGCACGTCCATCGATTCGCCGCCTGGTCGAACACGTGCACGCCCAGCACGTGAGCGGGGCGACGGCCAGCGCGAGCACGCGCACCGAGCTGGAGCGCGCCATACAGGACGTGTCGAATGCCCGGGCCAGCCTGTCCGGCTTGCTCAAGGCGCGCTACGAGCATGCCGCGGCCCAGCGCACCCGTCAGTTGCACTGGCTGATGTGGAGCTGGCTGATCACCCTGGCGGCGGCCGGAGTGCTGATCGTGATCTTCCTGCGCTCTCTGCTGCGGCCCCTGCAGGCCTTGACCCAGGCCGCCCGGCATATCGAGGAGGGCCAATCCGGTGTGCGCGTGGACGTCGACGGCCGCGACGAACTGGCCGTGCTGGCCGAGTGCTTCAACCGGATGACGGCCAATTGGGAGGCCACCCAGGGTCACCTGCAGACCGAGGTGATCAAGGACCCTCTTACCGGCGTGCTCAATCGTCGCGGCATTCTTTCGCGGCTGGACGCCGAGCTCGACCTGCATCGGCTACGACAGCAACCGCTGAGCGTGCTGGCGATGGACCTTGATCGCTTCAAGTTCATCAACGATCACTACGGGCATAGCACGGGCGATCGCGCGCTGACCTGGGTGGCCACCACCATGCGCGGGCTGTTGCGCGAGCACGATCATCTGGGACGGCACGGCGGCGATGAATTCATCGCGGTCCTGCCGAACACGAGCCATGCCGTTGCGCTGGAAATCGCCGCGCGCATCAGCCAGCTCGTGCGCGAGGGAGCGGCGCGCGAAGCGGCGTACCCGGAGGTCACCATCGGCGTCGCCACCGCGCCGGAGGATGGCGACCTGGCAGCATCCCTGCTGGAAGCGGCCGACGCCAGGCTCTACACGCAGAAAAAGCATCGCCACACGGGCAGCCCGACGAGTGCAACGTCGCCCCCGACGCAGTAG
- a CDS encoding cell envelope integrity TolA C-terminal domain-containing protein has translation MKKRRLLALIWLALSGLSLTAACQQVGVSERTAKCAPQMTEKECQQARLDALFKKMDQAAAAGHSSHTAGMDALTRRYAMAIQAVVRDNWVAPDGLPNAACRVHIVQLPGGTVISASADAGCPFDAKGRQAVVDAVWRTHALPYKGFESVFQRNIDFMFFPPNAQSGVRNRAKFTSGH, from the coding sequence ATGAAAAAACGGCGATTGCTTGCACTGATTTGGCTTGCCCTGAGCGGCCTTTCGCTGACTGCAGCGTGTCAGCAAGTCGGTGTTTCGGAGCGCACGGCGAAATGCGCTCCGCAGATGACCGAGAAGGAATGCCAGCAGGCCCGGCTGGATGCGCTGTTCAAGAAGATGGATCAGGCCGCAGCGGCCGGGCACAGTTCGCACACCGCAGGAATGGATGCTCTGACGAGACGGTATGCAATGGCTATTCAGGCGGTGGTGAGGGATAACTGGGTGGCGCCTGACGGATTGCCGAATGCTGCATGCAGGGTTCACATAGTGCAGTTGCCCGGCGGTACCGTGATAAGTGCGAGTGCCGACGCAGGCTGTCCTTTTGACGCCAAGGGGCGACAAGCGGTCGTGGACGCTGTATGGCGTACGCATGCCCTGCCATACAAGGGGTTCGAGAGCGTGTTTCAGCGAAACATCGACTTCATGTTCTTTCCGCCGAACGCGCAAAGCGGAGTTCGCAACAGGGCCAAATTCACCTCTGGCCATTGA
- a CDS encoding papain-like cysteine protease family protein, with amino-acid sequence MTYRVNGVLDMHFQGLNLNCGLYCLEALMRNRHGTKYGAVVTVAPAFDGTTWRATYGAARTAHDQAVQAHIDEWFKIAFDPDDHAAAYGLVNLAKPASALGWENALRAYGPLVVSGHIGAVRIIPMRNAGHFVLVIGVSASGKIVYLDPLRPLNAFNMMKPRMSVAQFNNLSDNIVAAAA; translated from the coding sequence ATGACCTATCGGGTAAATGGCGTGTTGGACATGCACTTCCAGGGTTTGAATCTGAATTGCGGGCTTTACTGCCTGGAAGCACTCATGAGGAACAGGCATGGCACGAAGTATGGGGCTGTGGTCACTGTTGCTCCGGCATTCGATGGAACAACGTGGCGCGCGACTTATGGCGCGGCGCGGACCGCCCACGATCAGGCGGTACAAGCTCACATCGATGAATGGTTCAAGATTGCATTCGATCCGGACGATCATGCGGCGGCTTATGGCCTTGTAAACCTGGCTAAACCCGCCAGTGCTCTTGGGTGGGAAAATGCCCTGCGAGCGTACGGTCCCCTGGTCGTTTCCGGGCACATCGGAGCTGTACGAATCATTCCCATGCGAAATGCCGGCCATTTCGTGCTGGTCATCGGGGTCTCGGCGTCCGGCAAGATTGTCTATCTGGATCCTCTTCGCCCGCTGAATGCCTTCAACATGATGAAGCCTCGAATGTCCGTGGCACAGTTCAATAATCTGTCGGACAACATCGTTGCTGCGGCTGCGTAG